The Streptomyces sp. 11x1 genomic sequence GGACGAAGGGGTCGACTACGGGACGGCCACCATGCCGGGGTACGGCGGCGGGCGGCACGCGACCATGGGGGTGGCCGACTGGATGATGGCCTTCAAGAAGAACGGCCACGGGGAGGAGATCGGGGACTTCCTCGACTTCGTCTACAGCGACGAGAACGTTCTCGACTTCTCCCGGGAGTACGACCTGCTGCCGGTGACCGTGTCCGCGTCCGAGGAGATGGCGGCGGACAAGGACGAGGCGGACCTCGGGCCCTTCCTCGACGCGCTGCCGGACGCGGTGCTGCCGCCGGTGGGCAAGACGTCCTGGGCGGATGTCAGCGCGGCGGTCAAGGAGCAGATCGGGCGGGCGGTGCGGCCGGGGATTGAGCCGCGGGTTGTGCTGGAGCAGTTGCAGAAGACGGCGGAGGTGGCGGATCGGGAGGGTTAGGGCGCGTACGGGGGTGGGTGGTTTCGGTGCGTGGGCGGCTGCCGGCCCGGTGGGGCTTCTCGCGCGGTTCCCCGCGCCCCTGAAAGACCCAGGCCCCGCGGGCCTGGAAGACGGCGGGCCGCGGGCCTGAAAAGCGACGGGGCTGCGGGCCGAAAGCACGGGGCGCAGCCCTTGCTTTTCAGGGGCGCGGGGAACTGCGCGAGCAACCACGAATCACCCGCACCCGCCGCCGAACCCGCACCCCCGAGCTGGCACACGCCCTGTCACCCCCCTCCGCTACGGTCGACCCATGGACGCGCTCGAACCCCGTGAACAGGCCATCCTCGCCGTGGAACGGCAGTCGTGGGCGGGGCCGGGGGCCAAGGAGCGGGCCATAAGGGAGCGGCTCGGGATCGCCCCCGTGCGGTACTACCAGCTCCTCAACGCCCTGCTCGACGACCCCCGCGCCCTCGCCCACGACCCGGTCACCGTCAACCGGCTGCGAAGGGTGCGAGAGGCCCGCCGCGAGGAGCGATGACGGATAGGGTCGAAGCCATGGGCAGCCACAAGGACGCAGAGAACACGCATGGTGCGAACTCCGGGGCC encodes the following:
- a CDS encoding DUF3263 domain-containing protein, which codes for MDALEPREQAILAVERQSWAGPGAKERAIRERLGIAPVRYYQLLNALLDDPRALAHDPVTVNRLRRVREARREER